One genomic region from Dehalobacter restrictus DSM 9455 encodes:
- the pfkA gene encoding 6-phosphofructokinase gives MGADSKVAVLTSGGDAPGMNTAIRAIVRKGIYHDLRVYGVFHGYDGLLRGEIKEMELGSVADIVHRGGTILKTARCEEMFTAEGQRLAADQLKAKGIEALVVIGGDGSYRGAKKLAELGIKVIGVPGTIDNDIAGTDSTIGFDTAVNTVVEAVSKLRDTASSHERTFLVEVMGRNCGDIALHSGLAIGAESILTPEIPFDLQEISEKLLRGYRRGKNHSIIICAEGAGDIREIASGLKNYSGLENRVTILGHIQRGGAPSAADSLLGAMMGGKAIEALMEGKSEVMISHFQNEIVDRPLELAFKEKKMFNRKLYELANELAI, from the coding sequence ATGGGCGCGGATAGCAAGGTTGCAGTTTTAACCAGCGGAGGGGATGCTCCCGGAATGAACACCGCGATACGGGCGATTGTTCGCAAGGGCATTTACCATGATCTCCGGGTATATGGGGTTTTCCATGGTTATGATGGGCTTCTGCGCGGTGAAATAAAAGAAATGGAGCTGGGCTCAGTTGCAGATATTGTGCATCGCGGCGGAACGATTCTGAAAACTGCCAGATGTGAAGAAATGTTTACGGCTGAAGGCCAACGTCTGGCCGCGGACCAGCTAAAGGCCAAAGGAATCGAAGCACTCGTGGTCATCGGCGGAGACGGTTCTTACCGCGGAGCAAAAAAACTTGCTGAATTGGGTATCAAAGTCATTGGCGTGCCCGGTACGATTGACAATGACATTGCCGGAACAGATTCAACAATTGGCTTTGATACGGCGGTGAACACCGTTGTCGAGGCTGTAAGCAAATTAAGAGACACCGCTTCGTCCCATGAACGGACTTTTCTTGTCGAAGTCATGGGCAGAAACTGCGGGGATATTGCCCTCCACTCAGGACTCGCGATTGGCGCCGAATCGATCCTGACGCCCGAAATCCCTTTTGATCTTCAAGAAATTAGTGAGAAACTGCTGCGGGGATATCGGAGAGGAAAAAATCACAGTATTATTATTTGTGCTGAAGGAGCAGGGGATATCCGTGAAATTGCTTCAGGCTTAAAGAATTATTCCGGATTGGAAAACCGAGTGACGATTCTCGGCCACATTCAACGCGGAGGAGCACCCTCGGCAGCCGATTCTTTGCTCGGAGCAATGATGGGCGGCAAGGCCATTGAGGCACTGATGGAGGGAAAATCTGAGGTGATGATCTCACATTTTCAAAATGAGATTGTGGACAGGCCACTGGAACTTGCTTTTAAGGAAAAGAAAATGTTTAACCGTAAACTCTATGAGCTGGCTAACGAGCTGGCTATTTAA
- a CDS encoding YitT family protein, producing the protein MNLKKIPWHFLKRFFGIIIGAVIVAVSINTLILPNQIADGGVTGIVILLHYLFQWNISILVALLNIPLFILGYKSVGRQLLYWSILGVGTLSAALKFTDVLAPITTDTLLASIFGGVISGIGMGIIFRCRGSLGGTDILAIVLNKRIQFSVGQIILILDAVVFIGAALIFSPEMAMYAMIYMFIATKVIDLVQVGLDYSKSVMVVTEKPDEIAEDIIHLVGRGVTYLQAEGAYSRFQKRVVYSIVNRAQLTQVKEIVHKYDPDAFVAIGDVSEVVGEGFQSWKGH; encoded by the coding sequence ATGAATCTGAAAAAAATACCATGGCATTTTCTCAAAAGATTTTTTGGAATCATTATAGGCGCAGTGATTGTAGCTGTCAGCATTAATACATTGATCCTGCCCAACCAGATTGCTGACGGCGGAGTCACAGGAATTGTGATTCTGCTGCATTATCTGTTTCAATGGAATATAAGCATTCTGGTGGCCCTTCTGAATATTCCGTTATTCATTCTCGGCTACAAGTCAGTCGGCAGACAGCTGTTATATTGGAGTATCCTGGGCGTAGGGACATTATCTGCTGCGCTGAAGTTTACAGATGTTTTGGCTCCGATAACAACAGATACGCTGCTGGCCTCTATTTTCGGGGGTGTTATATCCGGTATCGGAATGGGCATCATCTTTCGCTGTCGCGGCTCATTAGGCGGCACCGATATCCTGGCGATCGTGTTGAATAAAAGAATACAATTCAGTGTCGGGCAGATCATCCTAATCCTCGATGCGGTTGTCTTTATCGGAGCTGCACTGATCTTTAGCCCGGAAATGGCCATGTATGCAATGATTTATATGTTTATCGCTACCAAAGTGATAGATCTCGTCCAGGTCGGGTTGGATTATTCCAAGAGCGTCATGGTCGTCACAGAAAAGCCGGACGAGATTGCTGAGGATATCATCCATCTCGTCGGCAGAGGTGTAACGTATCTTCAAGCTGAAGGGGCTTATTCGCGCTTTCAAAAGAGAGTGGTCTACAGTATCGTAAATAGAGCACAACTGACCCAGGTCAAAGAAATAGTCCACAAATATGACCCGGATGCTTTTGTGGCCATCGGCGATGTTTCAGAGGTCGTCGGCGAAGGGTTCCAAAGTTGGAAAGGGCATTAG
- the panB gene encoding 3-methyl-2-oxobutanoate hydroxymethyltransferase: MKKMIPDFKKMSEQENKITMLTAYDFPTARIMEKAGVDVILVGDSLGMVVLGYDSTVPVTMEDMLHHAKAVRRGAPNTFMIVDMPYLTYARPEDALRNAGRLMQEGGADAVKLEGGEEYREIVSFLTKAGIPVVGHIGLTPQTAGLLGGYKVQGTEIHSASKLLRDAGMLAQAGVFMLVLEAIPALLAAKITQSISVPTIGIGAGNQCDGQVLVIHDMIGASDKTVPTFVKQYAMIEPLIVDAVQKYCEEVKDRAFPSDKHSFSMKQEVLSKLT, encoded by the coding sequence ATGAAAAAAATGATTCCAGATTTTAAAAAGATGAGCGAACAGGAAAATAAGATCACGATGCTGACAGCCTATGATTTTCCAACGGCACGAATCATGGAAAAAGCCGGCGTCGATGTAATCCTTGTGGGTGATTCGCTTGGGATGGTCGTCTTAGGATATGACTCAACCGTTCCAGTGACAATGGAGGATATGCTGCATCATGCCAAAGCTGTCCGCCGGGGTGCTCCAAATACTTTCATGATTGTGGATATGCCTTATCTGACCTATGCGAGGCCTGAAGATGCGTTGCGCAATGCCGGAAGGCTGATGCAGGAGGGCGGAGCTGACGCTGTTAAACTCGAGGGCGGGGAGGAATACCGCGAGATTGTCAGCTTTCTGACCAAAGCCGGGATTCCTGTTGTCGGGCACATTGGTTTAACGCCTCAAACGGCCGGCCTGCTGGGCGGATATAAAGTCCAGGGAACAGAAATACACAGCGCTTCCAAACTTTTGCGTGATGCCGGGATGCTGGCTCAAGCCGGTGTTTTTATGCTGGTCCTGGAAGCAATACCGGCGCTACTCGCGGCAAAGATCACACAGTCGATATCCGTGCCGACCATTGGCATCGGTGCTGGGAATCAATGCGACGGCCAGGTCCTGGTTATTCATGACATGATTGGCGCTTCAGACAAGACTGTACCGACTTTCGTCAAACAATACGCAATGATTGAACCCCTGATCGTTGATGCTGTTCAAAAATATTGCGAGGAAGTCAAAGACAGAGCGTTTCCTTCCGACAAACATTCTTTTTCCATGAAGCAAGAGGTCTTAAGCAAGCTGACCTAA
- the pdaB gene encoding polysaccharide deacetylase family sporulation protein PdaB, with amino-acid sequence MSVFVVNRKKLAVGTVILMLIAVLAVNKEQVVSVVTGNSKPIYSVKTETKQVALTFDISWGEENVQPILDILKKENIKATFFLSSPWAETKPELVKRIAADGHEIGSHGRRHVDLNTLTADALMKELDTSKEVLERLSGQKINLLRAPNGAYDNQVISIANERGYKVIQWSVDSLDWKRPGADAIINYVMNGRSKNKGASPGDIILFHASDSAPDTPEALPTVLKMLKEKNYEIVTVGKMLSNAQESCPPGSSL; translated from the coding sequence ATGAGCGTCTTTGTGGTGAACAGAAAAAAGCTGGCGGTGGGGACCGTGATCCTGATGCTGATTGCGGTTTTGGCCGTAAACAAAGAACAGGTTGTATCCGTTGTTACCGGAAATTCAAAGCCGATTTACTCCGTCAAGACCGAAACAAAGCAGGTTGCGCTTACTTTTGATATCAGCTGGGGCGAAGAAAATGTGCAGCCGATTTTGGATATCCTAAAAAAAGAAAATATCAAGGCCACTTTCTTTCTTTCATCTCCGTGGGCCGAAACAAAACCGGAGCTAGTCAAGCGCATTGCCGCGGACGGCCACGAAATTGGCTCCCACGGGCGGCGTCATGTTGATTTGAACACCTTGACAGCTGATGCCCTCATGAAAGAACTCGATACTTCCAAAGAAGTCCTGGAACGTTTAAGCGGCCAGAAAATCAACCTGCTGCGCGCTCCGAACGGGGCCTATGACAACCAGGTCATCTCGATCGCAAACGAGAGAGGCTACAAAGTCATCCAATGGAGCGTTGATTCCCTGGATTGGAAAAGACCCGGAGCCGACGCAATCATCAATTATGTGATGAACGGGCGCTCCAAAAATAAAGGAGCCTCCCCCGGCGACATTATCCTTTTCCACGCTTCTGATTCCGCGCCGGATACGCCCGAGGCGCTCCCCACTGTTTTGAAAATGCTCAAAGAGAAGAACTATGAAATTGTGACAGTCGGCAAGATGCTCAGCAATGCCCAGGAGAGCTGTCCACCCGGTTCAAGCCTGTAA
- a CDS encoding DnaA ATPase domain-containing protein: protein MFISQFNQLAFQYIENYEVQKAPPVTIIAGQEGLGKTQLLNCILQKMKPQKVKIVLIDADKFSKKFAFAAQNGSLNSFRRSVRSNDLFLLDNINVLQGKKKTLEELFHTVDTILAQGGKTVITYQGSTPNFDFLNQRFASRLKSGFFLYLKDPAAEELEHFIAYRLTGDLFQEIRPCQPALLSGIKNMKQAVKIAEQLKKDIQPTNFAEEKIHVPQSEKLFHLPGIGEQANLVVSIVCEYCGLEKDKVLGSTKKGEIVEARQMVYLLLHEIFQYPYRDIASYFRKNTGSLTNQSEKIRERKQVLFETLCKKLYNAEKERSYGRG, encoded by the coding sequence GTGTTTATCAGCCAGTTCAACCAATTAGCTTTTCAATACATAGAGAATTATGAAGTACAAAAGGCGCCCCCGGTTACGATAATTGCCGGCCAGGAAGGACTGGGCAAGACTCAGCTACTGAATTGTATCCTGCAAAAGATGAAACCGCAAAAGGTGAAGATTGTCCTGATCGATGCGGATAAATTCTCTAAGAAATTTGCGTTTGCGGCCCAAAATGGCAGCCTTAACAGCTTTCGCCGTTCTGTGCGTTCCAATGACCTTTTCCTGCTTGATAATATTAATGTGCTGCAAGGAAAGAAGAAAACGCTTGAAGAACTGTTCCATACAGTAGATACCATTCTGGCTCAAGGCGGAAAGACGGTCATTACATATCAGGGCAGTACACCCAACTTTGACTTTTTGAACCAGCGGTTTGCATCAAGGCTTAAAAGCGGATTTTTCCTCTATTTAAAGGACCCGGCAGCCGAGGAGCTCGAGCATTTCATCGCATATCGTCTTACCGGAGATTTGTTTCAGGAGATCCGGCCCTGCCAGCCGGCGCTTCTTTCCGGTATTAAAAATATGAAGCAGGCTGTAAAGATCGCTGAACAGCTAAAAAAAGACATTCAGCCGACAAACTTTGCGGAGGAGAAAATCCATGTACCTCAGTCCGAAAAATTATTTCACCTTCCCGGCATCGGAGAACAGGCCAATCTCGTCGTTTCTATCGTTTGTGAATACTGCGGTTTGGAAAAAGACAAAGTCCTGGGAAGTACGAAAAAAGGGGAGATTGTGGAAGCAAGGCAGATGGTGTATCTCCTGCTGCATGAGATATTTCAGTACCCCTATCGCGATATTGCATCCTATTTTCGAAAAAACACCGGCAGTCTGACAAATCAGTCTGAAAAGATACGGGAGAGAAAACAGGTGTTGTTTGAAACTTTATGTAAAAAACTGTATAATGCTGAAAAGGAGAGATCTTATGGGCGCGGATAG
- a CDS encoding TIGR04086 family membrane protein, producing MSKSFQLSLVTKGIALAIVISFLLTVVLSLVYFFTSVQESFLYSLLAAGIGVLIASFYIAYQSGARGLLYGLAVGIGFFVVTILIYYIFYAGDPSWKILLEKVLISPIAGAIGGSIGAVMKK from the coding sequence ATGTCAAAATCGTTTCAGCTGTCGTTAGTTACCAAAGGTATAGCGCTGGCCATCGTCATTTCATTTCTGCTGACCGTTGTTCTGAGTCTGGTCTACTTTTTTACTTCGGTGCAGGAATCTTTCCTTTACTCACTGCTCGCTGCCGGAATTGGAGTACTCATCGCCAGTTTTTACATTGCGTATCAATCCGGAGCAAGAGGACTTCTGTACGGACTGGCTGTCGGAATCGGTTTTTTTGTGGTCACTATATTGATTTATTACATTTTCTATGCGGGTGATCCTTCTTGGAAAATACTGCTCGAGAAAGTCCTGATTAGTCCCATAGCGGGTGCGATCGGTGGGAGTATCGGAGCCGTGATGAAGAAATAA
- the tmk gene encoding dTMP kinase, producing MNPEGVEKIVQVKGKFIVLEGIDGSGKGTQIERLKVYLETVRGVKTILTREPSQGPLGTTIRQVLSGRINGVNDNCLALLFAADRLDHNNNLVIPALEQGNYVICDRYIWSSFAYQGMKNDESWIGEINQYAVKPDLTLFIKVSPETSLKRIAAGRFQTEIFENSETLRHVADNYQKLYKQWQKNGEPVVEINGEKEPELVQQDIIAAFQLYFPE from the coding sequence ATGAATCCTGAAGGAGTTGAAAAGATCGTGCAGGTGAAAGGAAAGTTCATTGTGCTCGAAGGCATCGATGGATCAGGCAAAGGAACGCAGATTGAGCGTCTGAAGGTATATCTTGAAACAGTACGCGGAGTAAAAACCATTCTAACCAGAGAACCAAGCCAGGGTCCGCTCGGGACAACGATCCGCCAGGTACTTTCAGGCCGGATCAACGGCGTGAATGACAACTGTCTGGCGTTGCTGTTTGCTGCCGACCGGCTTGATCACAACAACAATCTGGTCATTCCTGCTCTGGAGCAGGGAAACTATGTGATCTGTGACAGATATATATGGTCTTCGTTTGCGTATCAGGGAATGAAAAATGATGAGTCCTGGATTGGAGAAATCAACCAATATGCGGTAAAACCGGACCTTACACTTTTCATTAAGGTAAGCCCGGAAACATCGCTCAAGAGAATAGCGGCAGGCAGATTCCAGACTGAAATATTTGAAAACAGTGAGACGCTGCGGCACGTTGCAGATAATTACCAGAAGCTGTACAAACAGTGGCAAAAAAATGGGGAACCGGTTGTTGAAATCAATGGGGAAAAGGAGCCGGAGTTGGTTCAGCAAGACATCATTGCGGCTTTCCAATTATATTTTCCGGAGTAA
- a CDS encoding cell division FtsA domain-containing protein, producing METVFALDIGTRVVIGLVVQKSVSGYEVIASARTEHTQRAMYDGQVHDVNEVAKAVSFVKHELEHKLNCKLTKVAVAAAGRALCTETATVTREEVLPTHWEQEEVLAMEMEAVQKAMKKISAEETDNILFYCVGYSTVKQLLEDQQITTLVGQRGKKAEITVISSFLPRTVVDGLIAVLARAGLEMASLTLEPIAAGLAAIPGDMRRLNLALVDIGAGTADIAFTKEGTFFAYGMVPMAGDEVTEAICSNYLVDFQEGERIKKQLNGNDPNPNSLIDIVNFFGARSSVTRQEILDVIKPTVQVIAERIGGEILLLNNSCSPQAVIMVGGGSLTPLMGDILSKVINLSRGRIGIQVRERLSAVSGQEEDLFGSDVITPIGIAISALDNKGLHYYAVNVNNTNIPLFELQLATVAEGLLAAGIQPKTFFGRPGSALIYKLNGEIQVIKGELGSPAVITVNGQSAKLDQRLSQGDMVTFRPGHSGEDAKAQVKDVISRPTAKKIIWDGKEEEFNPFIYLNNKPANEEDWLEDGCSLLVKMNETLYDLLAMKGININKINKKKIKVNNQPRELVSDLEIIVNGHAVTIDCVINNNDRIDILEKKILIRDLALEAEPMIFTVNGEAFSLPPFEAKIYCKGRVIQEDEPIEDGMEIRVEGFSRKPILSELFPYINLAENSISGGKLEMQVNGSEAHFTTELNQGDRIIVNWINKFALAR from the coding sequence GTGGAGACTGTTTTTGCCCTTGATATCGGCACCAGGGTCGTTATTGGACTTGTGGTGCAAAAGAGTGTATCGGGATATGAAGTCATAGCCAGTGCGCGAACCGAACATACGCAAAGAGCCATGTATGACGGACAGGTTCACGATGTGAACGAAGTCGCTAAAGCCGTGTCATTTGTAAAGCATGAACTTGAGCATAAACTAAACTGCAAATTGACAAAAGTGGCTGTGGCTGCAGCAGGCAGGGCGCTTTGTACCGAAACAGCGACGGTCACGAGAGAGGAAGTTCTGCCGACACACTGGGAACAGGAAGAAGTCCTGGCCATGGAAATGGAAGCTGTCCAAAAGGCCATGAAGAAAATCTCAGCTGAAGAGACAGATAATATCCTATTCTACTGTGTCGGATACAGTACGGTGAAGCAGCTGCTCGAAGACCAGCAGATTACAACGCTGGTCGGGCAGAGAGGGAAAAAAGCAGAAATTACGGTTATTTCTTCGTTTTTACCGAGAACGGTTGTCGATGGCCTTATTGCAGTTTTAGCAAGGGCGGGACTTGAGATGGCCAGTTTGACGCTGGAACCGATTGCCGCCGGACTGGCCGCAATTCCCGGAGATATGAGAAGACTTAATCTGGCCCTCGTGGATATCGGGGCAGGGACTGCAGATATTGCGTTTACCAAGGAAGGCACTTTCTTTGCTTATGGAATGGTGCCCATGGCCGGCGATGAGGTCACAGAAGCAATCTGTTCCAATTATCTGGTCGATTTTCAGGAAGGCGAAAGGATTAAAAAACAGCTGAACGGGAACGATCCAAATCCAAACAGCCTGATTGACATCGTCAATTTCTTCGGTGCCAGGTCCTCCGTCACACGTCAGGAAATACTGGATGTCATTAAACCGACCGTTCAGGTGATTGCCGAAAGGATCGGCGGAGAAATCCTGCTGCTGAATAACAGCTGTTCGCCCCAGGCTGTGATCATGGTCGGGGGAGGTAGCCTTACTCCTTTAATGGGAGATATTTTGTCAAAGGTGATTAATCTTTCCCGGGGTAGAATCGGCATTCAAGTCAGGGAAAGGTTGTCCGCGGTCTCCGGCCAGGAAGAAGATTTGTTTGGTTCGGATGTCATTACGCCGATAGGAATTGCAATTTCCGCGCTGGATAATAAAGGTCTCCATTATTATGCAGTCAATGTGAATAACACGAATATTCCGTTGTTTGAACTGCAGCTTGCTACAGTGGCGGAAGGGCTTCTCGCAGCAGGCATCCAGCCGAAAACGTTTTTTGGACGTCCGGGATCGGCGCTGATCTATAAGCTAAACGGTGAGATTCAGGTTATTAAAGGAGAGTTGGGAAGTCCAGCGGTGATTACAGTCAATGGCCAGTCGGCCAAGCTGGATCAGAGGCTTAGTCAGGGTGACATGGTCACCTTTAGGCCGGGTCATTCCGGAGAAGATGCCAAAGCGCAGGTCAAAGATGTCATTTCCCGGCCCACAGCGAAGAAGATTATCTGGGATGGCAAGGAAGAGGAATTCAATCCGTTCATCTATCTGAACAATAAACCGGCAAATGAAGAAGACTGGCTTGAGGATGGCTGCAGCCTGCTTGTAAAAATGAATGAAACGCTCTATGATTTACTGGCCATGAAAGGCATTAATATCAATAAAATCAACAAAAAGAAAATCAAAGTCAACAACCAGCCCCGGGAACTGGTATCGGATCTGGAGATTATCGTCAATGGTCACGCTGTAACCATTGATTGTGTTATTAATAACAACGACCGTATCGATATTCTTGAAAAAAAAATATTGATCAGGGATTTGGCGCTGGAAGCCGAACCGATGATTTTTACGGTTAACGGAGAAGCGTTCAGTTTACCGCCGTTTGAAGCAAAGATCTACTGCAAAGGAAGGGTCATTCAGGAAGATGAGCCTATTGAAGACGGTATGGAAATCAGAGTGGAAGGTTTTTCGCGCAAGCCCATTTTGTCGGAACTATTTCCGTATATCAATCTTGCTGAAAACTCAATTTCGGGCGGAAAACTGGAAATGCAGGTCAATGGCAGTGAAGCTCATTTTACGACCGAGCTGAATCAGGGAGACCGTATTATCGTCAACTGGATCAACAAATTTGCGCTCGCCAGATAA
- a CDS encoding spore coat protein, with protein MNILEKATAKSNSIVQNIIDHEPVNYIEAGLQYQIVLMGRFQASIITTLYNHAEDPELRVLLKDARDSLVERTVKMSEDFLRSEDVKLPTIQFPERSLEEYQDIPDHLHFSDMEIALLLLEMSASSQMALLTAINQSYHLEIGNRLRKELNMGFDWAYRLEQLMLQRNWLPKIAKIVH; from the coding sequence ATGAATATTCTAGAAAAAGCGACCGCCAAAAGCAATTCCATTGTTCAAAATATAATTGATCACGAACCTGTTAATTATATTGAGGCGGGTTTGCAGTATCAGATTGTCTTGATGGGTCGTTTTCAAGCCTCAATTATTACCACCCTGTATAATCATGCTGAAGATCCGGAGCTCAGAGTACTGCTTAAAGATGCACGCGATTCACTGGTAGAAAGAACTGTCAAAATGAGTGAAGATTTTTTACGATCCGAGGATGTCAAGCTGCCAACCATACAGTTTCCCGAACGGTCCCTGGAAGAATACCAGGACATCCCAGACCACTTGCACTTCAGTGATATGGAAATTGCGCTGCTGCTGCTGGAAATGAGCGCTTCCAGCCAAATGGCCTTATTGACAGCCATTAATCAAAGCTATCACCTGGAAATTGGGAATCGTCTCCGCAAGGAGCTGAACATGGGATTTGATTGGGCTTACCGGCTGGAGCAGCTGATGCTCCAAAGAAACTGGCTTCCCAAAATTGCAAAAATCGTTCATTAA
- the glnA gene encoding type I glutamate--ammonia ligase, protein MNYTKEDVLREAYEKGVKFMRLQFTDIFGVLKNVSIPVEQLEKALDGEMMFDGSSIEGFVRIEESDMYLRPDPDTFVVFPWRPAEGGVARLICDVYNPDGTPFNGCPRNTLKKVLAEASEMGFKCYIGPELEFFLFHVDTEGRPTLITHDKAGYFDMTPVDLGESARRDMVLALEQMNFEIEASHHEVAPGQHEIDFKYADALEMADKMVTFRFVVRTIAQRHGLHATFMPKPIFGINGSGMHVNQSLFKNGKNVFYDPEGPMNLSSEAYHYIAGIMEHAKAFTAITNPTVNSYKRLVPGYEAPCYIAWSGRNRSPLIRIPAKRGSSTRIELRSPDPSCNPYLALAVQIKAGLDGVKRKLNPPEAVDLNIFAMDDRQRKEMGIDSLPGDLKEALTLLSNDEVIKDALGEHIYSRFVAAKTEEYDSFRIAVHKWEIDRYLEIY, encoded by the coding sequence TTGAATTATACGAAAGAAGATGTCTTGCGAGAGGCGTATGAAAAGGGCGTAAAATTCATGAGACTTCAGTTTACCGATATTTTCGGAGTATTAAAGAATGTCTCTATTCCGGTAGAACAACTTGAGAAAGCCCTGGACGGAGAAATGATGTTTGACGGTTCTTCCATTGAAGGCTTTGTGCGTATTGAGGAGTCGGACATGTACCTGAGACCCGACCCTGACACATTTGTCGTCTTCCCGTGGAGGCCTGCTGAAGGTGGGGTAGCGAGACTCATCTGTGATGTCTATAATCCTGACGGGACGCCATTCAACGGTTGCCCCCGCAATACACTAAAAAAAGTACTGGCAGAAGCCTCAGAAATGGGTTTCAAATGTTACATAGGACCGGAGCTGGAGTTTTTCCTGTTCCATGTCGATACTGAGGGCAGACCGACCCTGATTACCCATGATAAAGCCGGTTATTTTGACATGACACCGGTTGATTTAGGGGAGAGTGCCAGAAGAGATATGGTTCTGGCGCTGGAACAGATGAATTTTGAAATTGAAGCCTCCCATCATGAAGTTGCTCCCGGACAGCATGAGATTGACTTCAAATATGCCGATGCCTTGGAAATGGCTGATAAAATGGTCACCTTCAGATTTGTCGTCCGGACGATTGCCCAGCGGCACGGACTGCATGCGACATTTATGCCGAAACCGATCTTTGGGATCAATGGTTCTGGAATGCATGTCAACCAGTCCTTATTCAAAAATGGCAAAAACGTTTTCTATGATCCGGAAGGACCGATGAACCTTTCGAGCGAAGCGTATCATTATATTGCCGGCATTATGGAGCATGCCAAGGCTTTCACAGCGATTACCAATCCTACGGTCAATTCGTATAAAAGGCTCGTTCCGGGCTATGAAGCACCCTGCTATATTGCCTGGTCGGGCCGCAACCGGAGTCCGTTGATACGTATTCCGGCCAAGAGGGGTTCTTCAACCCGTATTGAATTAAGAAGCCCGGATCCTTCCTGCAATCCTTATCTGGCTTTAGCGGTCCAGATTAAGGCCGGACTGGATGGGGTCAAACGGAAACTTAACCCGCCCGAAGCCGTTGATTTGAATATTTTTGCCATGGATGACAGGCAAAGAAAAGAGATGGGGATTGACTCGCTTCCCGGAGATCTCAAAGAGGCTTTAACGCTATTAAGCAATGATGAAGTCATCAAAGATGCCCTTGGCGAGCACATCTATTCCCGATTTGTTGCAGCAAAGACCGAAGAATATGACAGCTTCCGCATCGCCGTGCATAAATGGGAAATCGACAGATATCTCGAAATATATTAG
- a CDS encoding tetratricopeptide repeat protein gives METTLEVWRKYLENGIKCLGEGNTEEAEKSLQISLLEAEALEMPVIIAFSQRLLATVQVKNNKFNDAEAGFRRALVYCKQLHNNKGIAEARAGLASVYFSQGKNAKAIYLYKQAIRDYPGEASSLRLAALYSDLGQVYIKIKEWQAAEENFLHAENLCRKHGYLSGEAEINLCLGEIYYSQAQRIAAQKRFYHAAKIYARLGEQVSLANALQYIAFLYFEKDRLPEALLLQQRVVALYLKNGRDPEVSESYFMLSNLLQCLKLLDEAISSLELSIQYHQGSEFGFAVRYYSLAILLIMKQDYSEAKKQYLEALKYFQFFGDSSKIGEISEELTYLIRYEDTLFQENLYKLLGKRFYDEPELPKGEAMLKLANLLMKKGKNMEALRCGWIALVYARSLQDETKEIELLIQDLSQTIRYHKKTSRFYR, from the coding sequence ATGGAGACCACACTGGAAGTATGGAGGAAGTATCTGGAAAATGGAATCAAATGCTTGGGTGAAGGAAACACTGAAGAAGCTGAAAAAAGTCTGCAGATAAGCCTTCTCGAGGCTGAAGCGCTGGAAATGCCGGTGATTATCGCTTTTTCCCAGCGCTTGCTAGCAACGGTCCAGGTGAAAAATAACAAATTTAATGATGCCGAAGCTGGATTCCGAAGGGCACTGGTCTACTGCAAACAGCTGCATAACAATAAGGGGATTGCTGAAGCCAGGGCCGGACTGGCGAGTGTTTATTTCAGCCAGGGGAAGAATGCCAAAGCCATTTATTTATATAAGCAGGCTATCAGGGACTATCCGGGAGAAGCATCATCCCTGCGTTTAGCGGCCTTGTACTCCGATCTGGGCCAGGTTTATATAAAAATTAAAGAGTGGCAGGCTGCAGAAGAGAATTTTCTGCATGCCGAGAATCTCTGCCGGAAACATGGTTATCTGAGTGGGGAGGCAGAGATCAACCTCTGTTTGGGAGAAATCTATTACAGTCAGGCGCAGAGAATTGCGGCGCAGAAAAGATTTTATCATGCCGCGAAGATCTATGCCAGGTTAGGCGAACAAGTTTCTCTGGCTAATGCGCTGCAATATATCGCCTTCTTGTACTTTGAAAAAGACAGGTTGCCGGAAGCCCTGCTTTTGCAGCAGAGAGTTGTCGCGCTGTATTTGAAAAACGGCCGTGATCCTGAAGTCAGTGAAAGTTATTTCATGTTAAGTAATCTTCTTCAATGTTTGAAATTGCTGGATGAAGCAATCAGCAGCCTTGAGTTGTCCATTCAATACCATCAAGGAAGCGAATTCGGCTTTGCTGTGCGCTATTACAGTCTGGCCATCCTGTTGATTATGAAACAGGACTACTCGGAGGCGAAAAAACAGTATCTGGAAGCTCTGAAGTATTTTCAGTTCTTTGGTGACAGCTCCAAGATCGGCGAAATCAGCGAGGAATTAACATATCTTATCCGCTATGAGGATACTTTATTTCAGGAGAATCTGTACAAACTGCTCGGCAAAAGGTTTTATGACGAGCCGGAATTGCCGAAAGGAGAAGCGATGTTAAAGCTTGCCAATCTTTTGATGAAGAAAGGCAAAAATATGGAAGCGCTACGCTGCGGCTGGATCGCGCTGGTGTACGCCAGGTCGCTGCAGGATGAAACAAAAGAAATTGAGCTGCTGATTCAGGATTTGTCCCAGACTATCAGATATCACAAAAAGACCTCCCGATTTTATCGGTAA